A genome region from Catenulispora sp. MAP5-51 includes the following:
- a CDS encoding helix-turn-helix transcriptional regulator encodes MIVTIDGEGAGADRILILVAATDDSGPVGEREAARLGKAALDLAVAALADHVAHIAHAEAGAEAGAGSEPAPADRPILVARRQAPGARTADGRQAPETRRQALLARIESYVERNLGDPDLSPPEIAAHHHISVSYLHRLFQLRDRTVAAWIRHQRLERARADLADPRLRGQPVQAIAARWGFRHAADFSRAFRAAHGMPPGDYRHRVQAKNSAPLTCGWVGVAGCGLFVG; translated from the coding sequence ATGATCGTGACCATAGACGGCGAGGGCGCCGGAGCCGACAGGATCCTGATTCTTGTCGCGGCTACGGACGACAGCGGTCCGGTGGGGGAGCGCGAGGCCGCGCGCCTGGGCAAGGCCGCGCTGGATCTGGCTGTCGCCGCGCTGGCCGACCACGTCGCCCACATCGCCCACGCGGAGGCCGGGGCCGAGGCCGGGGCTGGTTCCGAACCGGCACCGGCGGACCGGCCGATCCTCGTGGCCCGCCGCCAAGCCCCGGGCGCCCGGACCGCCGACGGCCGGCAGGCCCCTGAGACCCGCCGCCAGGCCCTGCTCGCCCGCATCGAGTCCTACGTCGAGCGCAACCTCGGCGACCCGGATCTGTCCCCACCGGAGATCGCGGCGCACCACCACATCTCCGTCAGCTACCTGCACCGCCTCTTCCAGCTCCGCGACCGCACCGTCGCGGCCTGGATCCGCCACCAGCGTCTGGAGCGGGCCCGGGCCGACCTCGCCGACCCGCGCCTGCGCGGCCAGCCGGTCCAGGCGATCGCGGCCCGGTGGGGCTTCCGCCACGCGGCGGACTTCAGCCGCGCCTTCCGCGCCGCGCACGGCATGCCACCCGGCGACTACCGTCACCGGGTGCAGGCGAAAAATTCGGCGCCCCTGACCTGTGGGTGGGTGGGTGTGGCTGGTTGCGGTTTGTTTGTGGGCTGA
- the ppk2 gene encoding polyphosphate kinase 2: protein MADVTDTRGLHIEEADDDDPILVGADGVPVDTWRQDYPYRERLDRTRYEHDKRLLQIELLKLQNWIKETGGRLVILFEGRDAAGKGGTIKRFTEHLNPRGARVVALEKPTERERTQWYFQRYVTHLPAAGEIVMFDRSWYNRAGVERVMGFCDPAEYLEFMRQAPEFERMLVRDGITLVKFWFSVSQAEQRTRFLIRQVDPVRQWKLSPMDLASLERWQQYTDAKEAMFFYTDTADAPWTVIKSNDKKRARIAAMQHVLSIFPYANKDPEIAQAPDPEILGSAALLVERSDADPHRVLPRLSGS, encoded by the coding sequence CTGGCTGACGTCACCGACACCCGCGGCCTGCACATCGAGGAGGCGGACGACGACGATCCGATCCTCGTCGGCGCCGACGGCGTCCCGGTGGACACCTGGCGCCAGGACTACCCGTACCGCGAGCGCCTGGATCGCACGCGCTACGAGCACGACAAACGGCTGCTGCAGATCGAACTGCTGAAGCTCCAGAACTGGATCAAGGAGACCGGCGGCCGGCTGGTGATCCTGTTCGAGGGCCGGGACGCCGCGGGCAAGGGCGGCACGATCAAGCGGTTCACCGAGCACCTCAACCCGCGCGGCGCCAGGGTCGTCGCCCTGGAGAAGCCCACCGAGCGCGAGCGCACGCAGTGGTACTTCCAGCGCTACGTGACCCACCTGCCGGCCGCCGGCGAGATCGTGATGTTCGACCGCTCCTGGTACAACCGCGCCGGCGTGGAGCGGGTCATGGGCTTCTGCGACCCGGCCGAGTACCTGGAGTTCATGCGCCAGGCGCCGGAGTTCGAGCGGATGCTGGTCCGCGACGGCATCACCCTGGTGAAGTTCTGGTTCTCCGTCTCGCAGGCCGAGCAGCGCACCAGGTTCCTGATCCGCCAGGTGGACCCGGTGCGCCAGTGGAAGCTGAGCCCGATGGACCTGGCCTCGCTGGAGCGCTGGCAGCAGTACACGGACGCGAAGGAGGCGATGTTCTTCTACACCGACACCGCCGACGCGCCGTGGACGGTGATCAAGAGCAACGACAAGAAGCGGGCCCGGATCGCCGCGATGCAGCACGTGCTGTCGATCTTCCCCTATGCGAACAAGGATCCTGAGATCGCCCAGGCGCCGGATCCGGAGATACTCGGTTCGGCGGCACTGCTGGTCGAGCGCTCCGATGCCGACCCGCACCGGGTGCTGCCGCGCTTATCCGGTTCGTGA
- a CDS encoding alkaline phosphatase family protein: MRREPMRISRKALSLSAAVGAVAVAAAVIPYATASAAPAAAPATAGVVPTPAHVVVVMEENHSYSDIIGSSSAPYINSLASSGALLTGSFAVTHPSEPNYMALFGGSTFGLSSDACPVSEGTKANLGSELLAAGKTFKGYSEGLPSTGSTTCSSGKYARKHSPWVNYSNVPGSDSLPFTQFPSSSNYASLPTLSFVIPNLNDDMHDGTVSAGDTWLKNNLSAYATWAKANNSLLIVTWDEDDYTESNQIPTIFVGAGVKTGQYSEQVNHYNLLATLEQMYGLTPVGNSSGAAVISDIWS; this comes from the coding sequence ATCAGGAGAGAACCCATGCGCATCTCCCGCAAGGCCCTGTCACTGTCCGCAGCGGTCGGCGCGGTCGCCGTGGCCGCCGCCGTCATCCCGTACGCCACCGCCTCGGCCGCCCCGGCCGCCGCCCCGGCCACGGCCGGCGTGGTGCCGACCCCCGCCCACGTCGTCGTGGTGATGGAGGAGAACCACTCCTACAGCGACATCATCGGGAGCTCCAGCGCCCCCTACATCAACTCCCTGGCTTCCTCCGGTGCGCTGCTGACCGGCTCGTTCGCGGTCACCCACCCCAGCGAGCCGAACTACATGGCGCTGTTCGGCGGCAGCACCTTCGGCCTGTCCTCGGACGCCTGCCCGGTCAGCGAGGGCACCAAGGCCAACCTCGGTTCGGAGCTGCTGGCGGCCGGCAAGACCTTCAAGGGCTACTCCGAGGGCCTGCCGAGCACCGGCTCGACGACGTGCTCGTCCGGCAAGTACGCGCGCAAGCACTCGCCGTGGGTCAACTACAGCAACGTGCCCGGCTCGGACTCGCTGCCGTTCACCCAGTTCCCGAGCAGCTCCAACTACGCCAGCCTGCCGACGCTGTCGTTCGTCATCCCGAACCTCAACGACGACATGCACGACGGCACCGTCAGCGCCGGCGACACCTGGCTGAAGAACAACCTGTCGGCCTACGCCACGTGGGCCAAGGCCAACAACAGCCTGCTGATCGTGACCTGGGACGAGGACGACTACACCGAGAGCAACCAGATCCCGACGATCTTCGTCGGCGCCGGTGTGAAGACCGGCCAGTACAGCGAGCAGGTCAACCACTACAACCTGCTGGCCACGCTGGAGCAGATGTACGGCCTGACCCCGGTCGGCAACAGCTCGGGTGCCGCTGTCATCAGCGACATCTGGAGCTAG
- a CDS encoding EfeM/EfeO family lipoprotein, translating into MRRASWQVRLAVLPLAVAAAAASGVAQSHSATAGGPIAVRTAGCGTPPPAAGAGRVAFAVTDDTDAFATVYLVDAADRVYAEIPWLTPRHTLPLATTLGAGRYAIRCVLSDGTIHTTSQFSVSGTAPGAVAGYKPLPDLDLTAPVNAYRAWLGTALPKLLAAAQTLDADVARGDLQAAKTDWLTAHLDYERLGAAYNSFGDFDDAIDGTSAGLPDGTADKDWAGLHAIEYGLWHSASASDVRLLTQGLVTSVQGLIEDFPSEEVDPGDLPLRAHEILENTLQFQITAAADEGSGTSLATAYANTEGTQEVLSVLAPLIDDRAPGLRARIGAEIAALQSDLQATRDASGAWTPASAITTAQRRRIDADLDQLLEDLSTIPNLLAPRTNA; encoded by the coding sequence ATGCGCCGTGCCTCCTGGCAGGTACGCCTCGCGGTGCTGCCGCTCGCGGTGGCCGCCGCCGCGGCGTCGGGCGTCGCGCAGTCGCACTCCGCGACCGCGGGCGGCCCGATCGCCGTCCGCACCGCCGGATGCGGCACCCCGCCCCCGGCCGCCGGCGCCGGCCGCGTCGCCTTCGCGGTCACCGACGACACGGACGCCTTCGCGACGGTCTACCTCGTGGACGCCGCCGACCGGGTCTACGCGGAGATCCCGTGGCTGACGCCGAGACACACGCTGCCCCTGGCCACAACCCTCGGCGCGGGCCGCTACGCGATCCGGTGCGTCCTGTCCGACGGCACGATCCACACCACGTCGCAGTTCTCTGTCTCGGGCACGGCCCCCGGCGCGGTCGCCGGCTACAAACCGCTGCCCGACCTGGACCTGACCGCACCGGTCAACGCCTACCGCGCCTGGCTGGGCACCGCGTTGCCGAAGCTGCTCGCGGCCGCTCAGACCCTGGACGCGGACGTCGCGCGCGGGGATCTGCAAGCCGCGAAGACGGACTGGCTGACCGCTCACCTGGACTACGAGCGCCTGGGCGCGGCGTACAACTCGTTCGGCGACTTCGACGACGCGATCGACGGGACGTCGGCGGGCCTCCCGGACGGCACGGCGGACAAGGACTGGGCCGGTCTGCACGCGATCGAGTACGGGCTCTGGCATTCCGCGTCCGCCTCTGACGTCAGACTCCTGACACAGGGTCTCGTCACGTCGGTCCAAGGCCTGATCGAGGACTTCCCGAGCGAGGAGGTCGACCCCGGCGACCTGCCGCTGCGCGCCCACGAGATCCTGGAGAACACCCTGCAGTTCCAGATCACCGCGGCAGCCGACGAGGGCAGCGGCACCAGCCTGGCCACGGCGTACGCGAACACCGAGGGCACCCAGGAGGTGCTCAGCGTCCTGGCTCCGCTGATCGACGACCGGGCCCCGGGCCTGCGTGCCCGGATCGGCGCGGAAATCGCGGCGCTGCAAAGCGATCTGCAAGCGACCCGCGACGCCTCGGGCGCCTGGACCCCGGCCTCGGCCATCACCACCGCGCAGCGCCGGCGGATCGACGCCGACCTGGACCAGCTGCTCGAAGACCTGTCCACGATCCCCAACCTGCTCGCCCCGAGGACGAACGCATGA